Within the Deltaproteobacteria bacterium genome, the region CGCTGGAAGCCGCGCTGAAACAGTCCGAGGCAGCTTTGGCGCGCGATAGCGCGCAGCTGCGCAACCTGCGCGAACAGGTGCGGCGCTACGCCGACCTGGTCGAGAAACAATATGTTTCCCGCGAGCAGTACGATCAGATCAAAGCCAACGCCGACGCCGCCGAAGCGGTGGTCGATGCCGACAAGGCGGCGGTGGAAAACGCCAAGGTGCAGCTCAGCTACTGTTATATTTACGCGCCGGTGAGCGGTCGCGTCGGCAGCGTCTTGATCAACGAAGGCAACTTGATTCGCTTGAACGATGGCGCGCCTCTGGTGGTGATCAATCAGCTAAGTCCGATCAACGTTACTTTCAATGTGCCCGAGCAAGTCCTCGCCGCTCTCAAACGGCATATGGCGGGCGGCAGACTGACGGTCAATACCCGTTTCTCTTCCGATGAAGGCCGCGCGGAACAGGGTTTTTTGGCATTCGTCGACAACATCGTCGACCGCGCCACGGGTACGATCAAATTGAAAGCGGAGTTTACCAATAAGGAGCGGCGTCTGTGGCCCGGCCAATTCGTCAATGTCGCGTTGATCCTGGCGACTCAAAGCGATGCCGTGGTGATTCCATCCGAAGCGGTTCAAGTCGGTCCCGAAGGGCAGCAGGTATTTGTCGTCAAGGAGGATCGCCGTATCGAAGTGCGGCTGGTCACTCTGGGACAAACCAATGAAGGCGAAGCGGTGATTGCTAAAGGCATCGCCGCCGGCGAGCAAGTCGTGCGCGAAGGCCAGTTCTTGCTCGGCCCGGGCTCCAGGGTAG harbors:
- a CDS encoding efflux RND transporter periplasmic adaptor subunit; its protein translation is MKRTLLIVVLLVVVGGFAGFQRYSSWSLNKPKEDATAKPAEGSSPEGARGGAGQGRGAGAGGGRRGGGGEAVPVLVATAVQKSVSTQLRAVGNVEAYNTVSIKSQVTGVLQKVHFKDGQDVKDGQLLFTIDPRPLEAALKQSEAALARDSAQLRNLREQVRRYADLVEKQYVSREQYDQIKANADAAEAVVDADKAAVENAKVQLSYCYIYAPVSGRVGSVLINEGNLIRLNDGAPLVVINQLSPINVTFNVPEQVLAALKRHMAGGRLTVNTRFSSDEGRAEQGFLAFVDNIVDRATGTIKLKAEFTNKERRLWPGQFVNVALILATQSDAVVIPSEAVQVGPEGQQVFVVKEDRRIEVRLVTLGQTNEGEAVIAKGIAAGEQVVREGQFLLGPGSRVEIKEPSKIADETKGEGRRRGGRGKSKSDGESADSAKASEAVKGEGRRERKNAEGEVREAAKSGEESKGEGQRRRRGEGKGKSEGEARGKGQARGES